Proteins encoded together in one Penicillium digitatum chromosome 1, complete sequence window:
- a CDS encoding Vacuolar ABC heavy metal transporter (Hmt1), putative: MDPHAALELLEYLRTFYPIFLLILFVVAFVANTTIAARKASKHESQNFGPGGRPLPQRTRRVPAYQSQFSRNVKRVFNLLSVAILLTFLADATIYIIHVMAARSENWWRGQSFVIYVVGSFFVYAVLLMAMLDTSPSPTLAQFVCWSVAIPIELVIVSTSLSIYTSVHHEPVVGDPEGGRVRRSITFWESLEVGSNCVRILLLFALVLLYACQSFSMKSHGKTSQRRNEATETTGLLDSAGAENGNGNEHGNGTTNCHSYGSTNGAPLPETSKPTDPWVRPTTIPSTSWWEYLSGYSLFFPYLWPSKSRRLQLVVTFCFGLLICQRAVNVLVPYQIGVITGALTKDDGEDFQVPWLQICLYVVYRWLQGSQGLLSSLRSSLWIPVSQYSYMELSTAAFEHVHGLSLDFHLGKKTGEVLSALSKGSSINTFLEQVTFQVVPMLVDLVIAVVFFLVAFDVYYALAVGISTFGYLYVTIRMAQWRAEIRRQMVNASRQEDAVKNDSMVSYETVKYFNAEQYEFNRYRGAVCDFQKAEYHVLFSLTLLNTCQNTVFMMGLLVMCFICAYQVATGQRPVGKFVSLLAYMVQLQGPLNFFGTFYRSIQSALINAERLLELFREQPTVVDSLHATPLIKCNGDIKFEDVEFAYDARKPALNGLTFHCQPGTTTALVGESGGGKSTIFRLLFRFYNSENGRICIDGHDVQDITIDSLRQHIGVVPQDTVLFNETLMYNLKYANQDASDEDVYEACRAASIHDKILAFPDGYNTKVGERGLRLSGGEKQRVAIARTIIKNPRIILLDEATAALDTDTEEHIQRALSTLSQGRTMLVIAHRLSTITTADRILVLSEGQVAESGTHEELLAMKGRYASMWRKQIRAQKAAAEAQVLQDRAERIRTATTSDDSSSQSDEDHKVVGRRNN, translated from the exons CCTTTCTTGCGGATGCAACTATCTACATCATACATGTAATGGCAGCAAGGTCAGAGAACTGGTGGCGTGGACAGTCTTTTGTG ATTTATGTCGTCGGCTCATTCTTCGTTTACGCAGTGCTGCTCATGGCAATGCTAGACACATCTCCCTCGCCTACTCTCGCCCAATTCGTCTGTTGGTCGGTCGCCATCCCCATTGAATTGGTTATCGTTAGCACCTCCCTCTCAATCTATACGTCGGTTCACCACGAGCCAGTGGTTGGAGACCCAGAAGGGGGTCGGGTCCGCAGAAGCATTACGTTTTGGGAATCCCTGGAGGTAGGATCGAACTGTGTACGCATCCTTCTTTTGTTTGCACTGGTTCTTCTCTACGCCTGTCAATCGTTCAGCATGAAGAGCCACGGGAAGACAAGCCAACGGAGGAATGAAGCGACAGAAACCACGGGACTTTTGGATTCCGCTGGCGCAGAAAATGGCAATGGAAATGAACATGGGAACGGAACTACCAATTGTCATTCGTATGGCTCGACAAACGGAGCTCCTCTCCCCGAAACTTCAAAACCCACCGATCCATGGGTGCGTCCGACGACCATTCCTTCCACTAGCTGGTGGGAGTACTTGAGCGGGTACTCGCTATTTTTTCCATACCTGTGGCCTTCCAAATCCCGCCGCCTGCAACTAGTGGTCACATTCTGTTTTGGGCTTCTCATTTGCCAACGAGCCGTGAACGTCTTAGTACCTTACCAAATAGGAGTCATCACAGGTGCTCTTACCAAAGATGACGGCGAGGACTTCCAAGTGCCATGGCTTCAAATTTGCCTATATGTGGTGTACCGATGGTTACAGGGCAGTCAGGGATTGCTCAGTTCTCTGCGCTCTAGCCTCTGGATTCCTGTGAGCCAGTATTCTTACATGGAGCTCTCTACCGCCGCTTTTGAACACGTCCATGGTCTGAGTTTAGACTTCCATCTCGGAAAAAAGACCGGCGAAGTCCTGTCCGCTCTGAGCAAGGGCAGCTCAATCAATACTTTCCTTGAGCAGGTCACCTTTCAGGTGGTGCCAATGCTTGTCGATCTTGTGATTGCGGTTGTGTTCTTTCTGGTTGCGTTCGATGTCTACTATGCTCTAGCCGTCGGGATCTCCACCTTTGGTTATCTCTATGTCACCATTCGCATGGCCCAGTGGAGAGCAGAGATCAGAAGACAGATGGTCAATGCCTCGCGACAAGAAGATGCCGTAAA GAATGACTCCATGGTCTCATATGAGACCGTGAAATATTTCAACGCCGAACAGTACGAATTCAACCGGTACCGGGGCGCCGTGTGTGACTTCCAGAAGGCTGAATATCACGTGTTGTTCTCTCTAACACTGCTGAACACCTGTCAAAACACCGTGTTTATGATGGGCTTATTGGTAATGTGCTTTATTTGTGCATACCAAGTTGCTACTGGTCAGCGCCCTGTGGGAAAGTTCGTGTCTCTACTAGCCTACATGGTCCAACTCCAGGGTCCGCTCAATTTCTTTGGCACCTTTTATCGATCTATCCAATCCGCATTAATCAATGCCGAACGCCTGCTAGAATTGTTTCGTGAGCAGCCAACTGTGGTGGATAGCCTTCATGCGACTCCGTTGATTAAGTGCAATGGTGACATCAAGTTCGAGGATGTGGAGTTTGCTTACGATGCGCGCAAGCCCGCGTTGAACGGCCTTACCTTCCACTGCCAGCCCGGAACTACCACTGCCTTGGTTGGTGAGTCTGGCGGAGGTAAGTCCACTATCTTCCGCCTCTTGTTCAGGTTTTACAACTCCGAGAACGGGCGGATCTGCATCGACGGGCATGATGTACAGGATATCACAATCGATTCACTCCGCCAGCACATTGGCGTGGTGCCTCAGGATACTGTACTTTTCAACGAGACTTTGATGTACAACTTGAAATACGCCAACCAGGACGCTTCCGATGAAGATGTTTACGAAGCTTGCCGCGCCGCCAGCATTCACGACAAGATTCTTGCTTTCCCCGATGGCTACAACACCAAGGTCGGAGAACGTGGCTTACGGCTTAGCGGAGGCGAGAAGCAACGCGTAGCTATCGCTCGTACCATCATTAAGAACCCGCGCATTATCCTTTTAGATGAGGCAACCGCGGCTCTAGACACCGATACCGAGGAGCATATCCAAAGGGCGCTCTCTACTCTTTCACAGGGTCGCACCATGCTGGTCATCGCTCATCGTCTCAGCACCATCACTACCGCAGATCGCATCTTGGTCTTGTCAGAGGGCCAAGTGGCCGAAAGCGGCACGCATGAAGAGCTTCTGGCTATGAAGGGTCGCTATGCCAGCATGTGGCGTAAGCAGATACGCGCTCAAAAGGCTGCAGCAGAAGCTCAGGTACTTCAAGATCGGGCCGAGCGAATCCGCACTGCAACCACCAGCGACGACAGCTCCAGTCAATCAGATGAAGACCACAAGGTTGTCGGTCGCCGAAACAACTAA
- a CDS encoding NADH dehydrogenase, with translation MHSPSPQLLRVLRTSLVNTRCTSNLTRFCQIPLATATPCVVSNPSTEMPSTRRNYSSPIRPARMIPRAHAHKPASRDRGPESKEDTQTNFDSLNVLGNIPAPSTAIDACLDSGFHLNNGVKLTNGDGLLLVGGEAFAWRPWKAIEGAESDLVAKDAMLNSKGQFELDESVWGLLNLVWPKPDMLILGLGGSTFPLSPETKRHINSLGIRVDILDTRNAAAQFNLLATERGVTEIAAAMIPIGWKARPL, from the exons ATGCATTCACCATCGCCGCAACTCTTGCGCGTTTTGCGCACCTCTCTGGTCAATACCCGTTGCACCTCAAACTTGACTCGATTCTGCCAGATCCCATTAGCAACCGCAACACCATGCGTCGTCTCAAATCCTAGCACCGAAATGCCCTCAACACGCCGGAACTACAGCTCCCCTATCCGACCAGCCCGTATGATTCCTCGGGCGCACGCACACAAACCAGCCAGCCGTGACCGCGGCCCAGAGTCTAAAGAAGACACTCAGACCAACTTTGATTCGTTGAACGTGCTGGGCAACATCCCGGCGCCATCAACGGCTATTGACGCATGTCTCGATTCTGGGTTCCATCTTAACAATGGCGTCAAGCTTACAAACGGCGATGGGCTGTTGCTGGTCGGTGGTGAGGCATTTGCGTGGCGGCCGTGGAAGGCTATAGAGGGCGCAGAGAGCGATCTTGTCGCTAAGGATGCTATGCTCAATTCCAAAGGGCAGTTTGAGCTAGATGAATCGGTCTGGGGGTTGTTAAACCTTGTCTGGCCAAAGCCTG ATATGCTCATTCTTGGTCTTGGTGGCTCGACATTTCCGCTCTCACCTGAAACTAAGCGTCACATCAACTCGCTGGGCATTCGGGTGGACATTCTTGATACTCGTAATGCGGCCGCGCAGTTCAATCTGCTTGCTACAGAGCGCGGTGTTACTGAGATTGCCGCTGCCATGATTCCCATTGGGTGGAAGGCTAGACCTCTTTAA
- a CDS encoding Alkaline phosphatase has product MAREESLLPPRLSDDGLSIRNEEEDYALLTGERTAPQNKRRVWPSWREIGVFSWALVATILVIVLAVIYPRKSAEPHDHYASNTTWGPGGKPTGKRNMIFMVSDGMGPTSLSLTRGFRQYTDDLPFEDVLVLDKHYIGTSRTRSSSSLVTDSAAGATAFSCGRKSYNSAISVLPDHSPCGTVLEAAALAGYKTGLVVTTRLTDATPACFAAHANLRNYEDLIAAQEVGEHPLGRVVDLLLGGGRCHFLPNSQDGSCRGDDHDLIKVAAQNGFGYINDRAGFDSLQGGDNATLPLLGLFASGDIPFEIDRRTQNETYPSLEEMTRTALKALSKATEDSEHGFFVMIEGSRIDHAGHGNDPAAQVHEVLAYDRAFAAALEFLENDSTPGVIVSTSDHETGGLSAARQLHKTYPEYLWLPSVLDKASHSAEYLAARLEEYLSGPGKDAKDPAKQSWVRQSLKDGLAIDDATDHEVDALLHPAPNVTPSYVFADMISRRAQVGWSTHGHSAVDVNIYASSTKDAWPLVGNQENTDVGDFLADYLDLNVDKVTKLLQDTKSGTSPSYDWMGDPLGLNFHTEGLDTYHGDFRKRSIDECGCGAAH; this is encoded by the exons ATGGCGCGGGAAGAGTCCCTCCTACCTCCGCGGCTGTCCGATGACGGCTTGTCGATTCgaaatgaagaagaggactaCGCTCTTCTAACCGGCGAGCGAACGGCCCCTCAAAACAAGCGACGAGTCTGGCCTTCCTGGCGGGAAATTGGAGTGTTTTCCTGGGCCCTTGTTGCAACAATTCTGGTAATTGTGCTGGCCGTGATCTACCCACGCAAGTCGGCAGAGCCTCACGACCACTACGCGTCAAACACAACCTGGGGTCCTGGAGGCAAGCCGACGGGCAAGCGGAACATGATATTCATGGTGTCTGACGGCATGGGACCTACGAGTCTCTCGCTGACTCGAGGCTTTCGGCAATACACGGATGATCTGCCATTCGAAGACGTTCTGGTCTTGGATAAGCATTACATCGGAACCTCGCGAACACGGTCAAGCTCTAGCTTGGTGACAGACTCCGCGGCTGGAGCGACGGCCTTTTCGTGCGGCCGCAAGAGCTACAACTCTGCCATTTCAGTGCTTCCCGACCACTCGCCTTGTGGGACTGTGCTCGAGGCGGCTGCGTTGGCGGGTTATAAGACAGGCCTGGTTGTGACCACCCGCCTGACGGATGCGACCCCAGCATGCTTTGCTGCGCATGCCAATTTGCGGAACTACGAAGATCTGATCGCCGCCCAAGAAGTTGGAGAACACCCTCTCGGTCGGGTGGTAGACCTTCTGCTTGGCGGTGGGCGGTGCCATTTCTTGCCCAACTCACAGGATGGCAGCTGTCGTGGTGATGATCATGATTTGATCAAGGTCGCTGCCCAGAATGGGTTTGGTTATATCAATGACCGTGCGGGCTTCGATAGCCTCCAGGGCGGCGATAATGCCACTTTACCACTGCTAGGTCTCTTTGCTAGCGGGGACATCCCGTTCGAAATTGATCGACGCACTCAAAACGAGACCTATCCCTCTCTGGAGGAGATGACTCGCACGGCCTTGAAGGCCTTGAGCAAGGCCACCGAGGACAGCGAGCATGGGTTCTTTGTCATGATCGAGGGCTCTCGCATCGACCATGCTGGTCATGGTAATGACCCTGCCGCTCAGGTTCACGAAGTACTAGCATACGATAGGGCCTTTGCTGCCGCGCTCGAGTTCCTAGAGAATGACTCCACTCCTGGTGTGATTGTGAGCACATCTGACCACGAGACTGGCGGTCTTTCCGCAGCACGGCAGTTGCACAAGACCTACCCTGAGTACTTGTGGCTTCCGAGTGTTCTGGACAAGGCAAGCCACTCTGCCGAATACCTTGCCGCTCGGCTAGAAGAATATCTTTCTGGGCCAGGCAAGGACGCCAAGGATCCGGCTAAACAGTCTTGGGTCCGGCAAAGTCTTAAGGATGGGCTTGCTATTGATGATGCTACAGACCATGAAGTAGATGCCCTGCTCCACCCGGCCCCCAACGTCACCCCGTCATACGTGTTTGCGGACATGATCAGTCGCCGCGCCCAGGTTGGCTGGAGCACTCATGGACATTCTG CTGTCGACGTCAATATCTACGCGTCTTCTACCAAAGACGCTTGGCCATTGGTTGGCAACCAGGAAAACACCGACGTGGGAGACTTCCTTGCTGACTATCTTGATCTCAATGTCGACAAGGTCACGAAGTTGCTGCAGGACACCAAGTCTGGAACCTCGCCATCATATGACTGGATGGGTGATCCCCTTGGCTTGAACTTCCATACCGAGGGATTAGACACTTACCATGGAGACTTCAGGAAGCGATCTATCGATGAGTGTGGATGTGGGGCTGCCCACTAA
- a CDS encoding Tetratricopeptide-like helical, which translates to MMILRAATNIPANTELRIRYFPPALKTSTWTSATGALSAAPPCAPTSSSCRRTETLIKHLAETYPRPLEQALRLGLWEPSTLIAGAYDSLKQQGEAREAMNGALTAIGIMLDGGVDGLLVVKKSDLAMENLLLV; encoded by the exons ATGATGATTCTCCGCGCAGCCACCAATATCCCTGCAAACACCGAGCTGAGAATCCGGTACTTCCCTCCAGCTCTGAAAACCAGCACATGGACCTCCGCCACTGGGGCTTTGAGTGCTGCTCCACCTTGTGCGCCGACGTCGAG CAGCTGCAGGCGCACCGAGACGCTCATTAAGCATCTGGCTGAGACATATCCGCGCCCGCTGGAGCAGGCGCTGCGTCTGGGGCTGTGGGAGCCGTCTACTTTGATTGCCGGGGCTTATGACAGCTTGAAGCAGCAGGGTGAAGCTAGGGAGGCTATGAATGGGGCTCTCACGGCGATTGGAATTATGCTCGACGGAGGTGTGGATGGGCTGCTTGTGGTTAAGAAATCGGATCTGGCTATGGAAAATCTTCTGTTAGTATGA
- a CDS encoding S-adenosyl-L-methionine-dependent methyltransferase, which produces MEPIAVDPDLYSMVTDYGMDAHDLQSDTTSIASAIARGRLENGRRYQAIKEDDYWGPSDEQQFEAFEIGHLMFLVLEHEKTNPLFSAPIGGSPKNILDIGTGQGSWAIDVADRYPFATVRGVDIFPPPVSWMPPNCIFEVDDVLREWTWREPFDFIHMRLMYGAFPPEGWHQLYKQAYDALEPGGWIEQMELDVRVYSDDGTLKKEHQLDGWGAMFIRCSERAGRSLRTHETMRRAIEEAGFVDVHEERYKIPIGPWARDTTLKEAGHLQHGHWNAGLEGWAMWLLTHFGEPEPWTKEEVQLYLAKVRKELNNPHIHAYEPANRVWARKPTNEELEAKEAKIKVETSL; this is translated from the exons ATGGAGCCAATCGCGGTG GATCCTGATCTCTATTCTATGGTCACCGACTATGGCATGGATGCGCATGACCTTCAGTC GGATACCACATCTATCGCATCCGCGATCGCGAGGGGACGACTGGAAAACGGTCGAAG ATACCAAGCCATCAAAGAAGATGACTACTG GGGTCCTTCTGACGAGCAGCAATTCGAGGCATTCGAGATTGG CCATTTGATGTTTCTCGTGCTAGAACACGAAAAAACGAATCCTCTTTTCAGCGCCCCTATCGGTGGTTCGCCCAAG AATATTTTAGACATCGGAACTGGCCAAGGGAGTTGGGCGAT TGACGTAGCCGATCGCTACCCGTTCG CTACTGTCCGCGGAGTGGATATCTTCCCCCCACCTGTGTCATGGATGCCCCCAAACTGCATCTTCGAGGTGGATGATGTGCTTCGCGAGTGGACATGGAGAGAGCCATTTGACTTTATCCACATGCGCCTAATGTATGGTGCATTCCCTCCCGAGGGGTGGCACCAACTATACAAACAGGCCTACGA CGCCCTGGAACCTGGTGGCTGGATCGAACAAATGGAACTAGATGTGCGAGTCTACAGCGATGACGGTACCTTGAAGAAAGAGCACCAGCTTGATGGGTGGGGCGCGATGTTTATCAGATGCTCGGAGCGAGCTGGACGGTCGCTCAGAACCCACGAAACGATGCGCAGGGCAATCGAGGAAGCTGGGTTCGTGGACGTGCACGAAGAACGGTACAAGATTCCCATCGGACCTTGGGCTAGGGATACGACCCTGAAGGAGGCCGGACACCTCCAGCATGGCCACTGGAACGCCGGTCTAGAAGGTTGGGCGATGTGGCTTCTCACTCACTTTGGGGAACCGGAGCCGTGGACCAAGGAGGAGGTGCAGCTGTATCTGGCTAAAGTGCGCAAAGAGCTGAACAATCCGCATATTCACGCTTATGAACCTGC GAACCGCGTGTGGGCAAGAAAGCCTACCAACGAGGAATTAGAAGCGAAAGAGGCAAAAATCAAGGTCGAGACATCGCTGTAA
- a CDS encoding Glycoside hydrolase, family 16, CRH1, predicted: MVRFVTPLVLASLSVSAFAAQSCSSSSQCNEKYPCCSQYGECGTGAYCLGGCDPVASFSLDSCAPMPVCESKTYTWDNLDNSITQDKYLGNASAVDWTYSGKVKTENGNLIMTMPANSVGTLFANNHYVWYGKISGKIKSSRGKGVVTAFILLSDVKDEIDYEWVGADLTAVQTNYYWQGVLDWHNSANITVNGEDTFNDWHTYEIDWTPEKVDWIVDGVVHRTLNKADTYNATSKQYQFPQTPSRLQMSLWPAGQASNAQGTINWAGGDIDWDSEDIKTVGYDYATVGEVSVQCYDPPADATKKGSKAYIYTNSAAMENDLSITNNNTVLASLGATGLDMDLGAHKSGSSSSSSTASNSIPASKGGSGGMTSNSTSSHESSSGSSSGSGTSTTDASETSTTGFTQGTPTQGNGAASQNERVLRGSLFGVLVALVVLVAL, from the exons ATGGTTCGCTTTGTGACACCTTTGGTCCTGGCCTCACTGTCAGTGTCCGCCTTCGCCGCCCAATCCTGCAGCTCCAGCAGCCAGTGCAACGAGAAATACCCATGCTGCTCCC AATATGGTGAGTGTGGTACTGGCGCCTATTGTCTCGGCGGCTGCGATCCTGTTGCCTCGTTCTCTCTCGATTCCTGCGCGCCTATGCCCGTCTGCGAGAGCAAGACTTACACCTGGGATAACCTCGACAATTCCATCACCCAAGACAAGTACCTGGGTAATGCCAGCGCTGTTGACTGGACCTACAGTGGAAAAGTCAAGACCGAGAATGGCAATCTGATTATGACTATGCCCGCCAACAGTGTTGGCACTCTTTTTGCCAACAACCACTACGTCTGGTACGGCAAGATTTCTGGAAAGATCAAGAGCTCCCGCGGCAAGGGTGTTGTGACCGCTTTCATTCTTCTGTCCGATGTTAAAGATGAGATCGATTACGAGTGGGTCGGGGCCGATTTGACCGCCGTGCAGACCAACTACTACTGGCAGGGTGTTCTAGACT GGCACAACAGCGCCAATATCACCGTGAACGGTGAGGATACCTTTAATGACTGGCACACTTACGAGATCGACTGGACCCCTGAGAAGGTGGACTGGATCGTTGACGGCGTTGTGCACCGTACTTTGAACAAGGCCGACACCTACAACGCGACCTCCAAGCAGTACCAGTTCCCCCAGACACCCTCCCGCCTTCAAATGTCGCTCTGGCCCGCCGGCCAGGCCAGCAACGCCCAAGGCACCATCAACTGGGCTGGCGGTGATATCGACTGGGACAGCGAGGACATCAAGACCGTCGGGTACGACTATGCTACCGTCGGCGAGGTCAGCGTGCAGTGCTACGACCCTCCCGCCGATGCCACCAAGAAAGGCAGCAAGGCCTACATCTACACCAACTCCGCTGCCATGGAGAACGATCTCTCCATCACCAACAACAACACCGTCCTTGCCTCCCTCGGCGCTACCGGTCTCGACATGGATCTCGGCGCTCACAAGTCAGGCTCTTCCAGCTCTTCATCCACTGCGTCCAACAGCATCCCCGCCAGCAAGGGTGGCTCTGGTGGCATGACTAGCAACAGCACTTCCTCTCATGAGTCTAGCTCGGGCTCTAGCTCGGGCTCGGGCACTTCCACCACCGATGCCTCGGAGACTTCCACTACTGGCTTCACCCAGGGTACCCCCACCCAGGGCAACGGTGCAGCCAGCCAGAACGAGCGTGTCCTCCGTGGCTCGCTCTTCGGCGTTCTGGTGGCTCTTGTTGTCCTTGTGGCACTGTAA
- a CDS encoding Leucine-rich repeat, cysteine-containing subtype: MRRHGRSSGGPTKAVSPLSDTVSLIRSFDSVMNPNRPARPSPLASSHIKALPLELVDRLRSFPLFQATPESFLIEVGQHLRPQLHAPNDYILTEGDEAKAIYWLVRGAVSVTSRDGESIYAELKPGAFFGEIGLLMDRPRTATIIARTRCMLVVLTKDDFRNILPRFPEVEQAIREEAEERLMILEKKKKESSALPLDPPSPARRGSKRLRDKDLAAIEDDGDMSAKSVYKKRKSPSPGRRDGSSALANGMVNVRLLLKELPLFSGLPADILHYLGLNAQPRSFPPFTDIIQQNSQGRELYFIVRGEVEILTEKAEMDYPANRNGPNGHIERPGIEVKARLKQGQYFGEVVSLDLAPRRTATVRSVNSVECLMLGGDVLAEFWENCPSEVREQVERTAQARLQVAADGDIVMSDEADPQPFIGDLALDDKVKFTSSRRRSMPLLTLTETELDGPHQSSHVEDQDQDVLRPSDPDPYFSIGLDKVRMRSRRGSLAPFSPDEVSGEQQRSSPSEPCSAGSSTLTLPETASLSQSYQAERPRIDGSNGLLPDSVLLSIFQHLELHHLLRIRAVSSHWSELLTRSTDVIHDLDLSVYNRRITDDVLIKTICPFVGNRARSVNINNCFHVTDEGFTALAATCAPNTTVWKMKSVWDVTASAILEMSSKATNIQEVDLSNCRKVGDTLLARIIGWVVPADQKMGEKQSSIKPTIQTAEYTVYGCPNLKKLTLSYCKHVTDRSMHHIASHAAGRIEEMDLTRCTTITDQGFRYWGNAQFTNLRKLCLADCTYLTDNAIVHLTNAAKNLEELDLTFCCALSDTATEVLALQCSHLKYLNMAFCGSAISDPSLRSIGLHLLSLQYLSVRGCVRVTGVGVEAVAEGCHQLQVFDVSQCKNLGPWLEDGGTVHYEPRVEFKTVAPNQKFSR, encoded by the exons ATGCGTCGCCATGGCAGGTCCAGTGGCGGTCCAACCAAGGCCGTCTCGCCCTTGTCCGACACTGTATCCCTCATACGTTCGTTCGATTCGGTCATGAACCCAAACCGACCCGCGCGCCCCTCGCCCTTGGCCTCCTCTCACATCAAAGCTCTGCCCTTGGAACTGGTAGATCGGTTACGGTCTTTCCCTCTATTCCAAGCTACTCCGGAATCCTTTTTGATCGAGGTCGGACAGCACCTGCGCCCACAGCTCCACGCCCCCAACGATTATATCTTGACGGAAGGCGATGAGGCAAAGGCAATATACTGGCTGGTGCGGGGTGCTGTCTCAGTCACATCTCGGGATGGCGAGAGTATATATGCTGAACTCAAACCCGGTGCGTTCTTCGGGGAGATTGGATTGCTCATGGATCGTCCTCGCACTGCGACCATAATCGCCCGGACTCGATGCATGCTGGTTGTGCTGACAAAAGACGACTTTCGGAATATTTTGCCTCGGTTTCCGGAGGTTGAACAAGCAATTCGGGAGGAGGCAGAGGAGCGGTTGATGATtttagaaaagaaaaagaaagaaagctCCGCGCTTCCACTGGATCCACCGAGCCCGGCAAGAAGAGGCTCCAAGAGACTTCGCGACAAAGATCTGGCTGCTATAGAGGATGATGGGGACATGAGCGCCAAGTCTGTGTacaagaagaggaagtcACCGAGTCCTGGTCGGCGGGATGGCTCTAGTGCATTGGCAAATGGAATGGTCAATGTACGTCTTTTACTTAAAGAGCTGCCACTTTTTTCTGGGTTGCCTGCCGATATTCTCCACTACCTTGGCCTCAACGCCCAGCCGCGATCTTTCCCTCCATTTACCGATATTATACAACAAAATTCTCAAGGCCGTGAGCTCTACTTTATTGTTCGCGGCGAGGTGGAGATTCTTACGGAAAAGGCGGAGATGGATTACCCAGCAAACAGAAACGGCCCAAATGGGCACATTGAACGGCCGGGAATTGAGGTCAAAGCTAGGCTGAAGCAAGGCCAGTACTTTGGCGAGGTCGTCAGCCTAGATTTAGCACCTCGAAGAACTGCTACCGTTCGATCTGTTAATTCAGTAGAGTGTTTGATGCTCGGCGGTGACGTCCTCGCTGAATTTTGGGAGAATTGTCCTAGTGAAGTGCGGGAACAAGTTGAACGCACTGCCCAAGCAAGGCTCCAGGTGGCAGCCGATGGCGATATTGTCATGTCTGACGAGGCGGACCCGCAACCATTTATTGGTGATCTCGCCCTCGACGACAAAGTCAAGTTCACCTCATCCCGGCGACGGTCAATGCCACTACTTACCCTCACTGAAACCGAGCTGGATGGACCACATCAGTCCTCGCATGttgaagaccaagaccaGGATGTGTTACGGCCCTCTGATCCCGACCCATACTTCAGCATTGGCCTGGATAAAGTCCGGATGAGAAGTCGACGTGGCTCGCTGGCACCTTTTTCTCCCGATGAGGTATCAGGGGAGCAGCAGCGCTCATCTCCGTCGGAGCCGTGCTCTGCCGGTTCTTCAACCCTTACCCTTCCCGAAACTGCCAGTCTCTCCCAGTCATATCAGGCCGAACGGCCACGGATCGATGGCTCCAATGGGTTACTCCCAGACAGTGTCTTGCTGAGCATTTTCCAACACCTTGAACTCCACCACCTGCTTCGGATTAGGGCGGTATCGTCCCATTGGTCTGAGCTCTTGACCCGATCTACGGACGTGATTCATGATCTTGACTTGAGCGTCTACAACCGGAGGATTACGGATGATGTTCTTATCAAGACTATCTGTCCCTTTGTCGGCAATCGAGCTCGGTCGGTCAATATCAACAATTGCTTTCACGTGACCGACGAAGGCTTCACGGCACTGGCCGCGACCTGCGCCCCAAACACCACCGtgtggaagatgaagagTGTGTGGGATGTCACGGCCTCTGCCATTCTTGAAATGTCCAGCAAAGCCACTAATATACAGGAGGTAGACTTGAGCAATTGCCGCAAGGTCGGAGATacgcttcttgctcggatcatTGGATGGGTAGTGCCCGCCGACCAGAAGATGGGCGAGAAACAGTCATCGATCAAACCCACGATTCAGACGGCAGAATATACAGTGTACGGCTGTCCAAATTTGAAAAAACTCACCCTTTCTTACTGCAAACATGTCACCGATCGATCTATGCATCATATTGCGTCTCACGCCGCTGGTCGGATTGAGGAAATGGATTTAACTCGTTGCACCACAATTACAGACCAAGGGTTCAGATATTGGGGCAATGCTCAGTTCACCAACCTGCGAAAGCTTTGTTTAGCGGACTGCACTTATTTGACGGACAACGCCATCGTGCATCTCACTAATGCAGCCAAAAACTTGGAGGAATTGGATCTG ACCTTTTGCTGCGCATTGTCAGATACGGCAACCGAGGTCCTTGCCTTGCAATGCTCACATTTGAAGTATCTCAATATGGCGTTCTGTGGCTCTGCAATTTCCGACCCCTCTCTACGGAGCATCGGTCTTCACCTACTTTCTCTTCAATATTTATCGGTCCGTGGCTGTGTTCGAGTCACTGGAGTGGGCGTTGAGGCTGTTGCGGAGGGCTGCCATCAACTCCAGGTTTTTGATGTCAGCCAATGCAAGAATCTCGGACCCTGGCTTGAGGACGGTGGCACTGTCCACTACGAGCCGAGAGTCGAATTTAAAACTGTCGCCCCGAACCAAAAGTTTTCTCGATGA